In one Nicotiana sylvestris chromosome 8, ASM39365v2, whole genome shotgun sequence genomic region, the following are encoded:
- the LOC104210493 gene encoding labd-13Z-ene-9,15,16-triol synthase, chloroplastic-like — MILALLNELGLAPLTILILSLTILWYSNISQNEKSRLLPGPRGLPIVGFLPFLRSNFHNQLTELSQQYGPIYKFWLGSRLCIVLNSASLAKEVVCDQDSIFANRDSPIAGLAATYGGLDIVFSPYGSYWRDIRKLFVREMLSNRNLEACYSHRKHEIRKAIRSVHTKIGNPVDIGKLAFVTEINVVISMVFGSNFVEEMEKHGTVGAEFRELVTKIPQLIGEPNISDFFPMLARFDLQGIKKQMEALLKSVESILEPVINERIKMLSDKRKGEIQGNEKKDFIQILLELMEQKDTGTPVDLLKIKAILVDIVIGGTDTTITMVEWVMSELLNNPEIMAKVQQELKHVIGMNNIVEESHLPKLHYLDAVLKETLRLHPALPLLLPKRPSQSATVGGYTMPEGTKVFLNVYAIHRDPQVWENPTKFQPERFLSQSTNLNYTGNNFKYLPFGSGRRICAGLPLAEKMLMFVLASLLHSFDWKLQEGEKLDLSEGHGIVIKKNKRLFAIPTPRLPNLELYQ, encoded by the exons ATGATTCTAGCACTGTTAAACGAGCTTGGTCTTGCACCTCTCaccattttaattttgtcactgactaTCCTATGGTACTCAAATATATCACAGAACGAAAAATCCAGGTTGCTACCAGGGCCTCGTGGTCTACCAATCGTGGGATTTTTACCATTTCTCCGCTCCAATTTTCATAACCAGCTTACAGAATTGTCTCAACAGTATGGTCCAATATACAAGTTTTGGCTAGGAAGTAGACTATGCATTGTGTTGAACTCAGCATCCTTAGCCAAAGAAGTGGTTTGTGATCAAGACTCTATTTTTGCCAACCGTGACTCTCCAATAGCAGGATTGGCAGCCACATATGGTGGACTAGACATTGTATTTTCTCCCTATGGCTCCTACTGGCGTGACATACGCAAACTCTTTGTGAGGGAGATGCTAAGTAATAGGAACCTTGAGGCTTGTTATAGTCATCGCAAACATGAGATCAGAAAGGCAATCAGGAGCGTGCATACGAAGATTGGCAACCCCGTTGATATTGGTAAATTGGCTTTTGTAACTGAAATTAATGTAGTCATTAGTATGGTCTTTGGCAGCAATTTTGTTGAGGAGATGGAGAAGCATGGAACTGTTGGAGCAGAGTTTAGGGAATTGGTGACAAAAATTCCTCAACTGATTGGAGAGCCAAACATATCTGATTTCTTCCCTATGCTTGCCAGGTTTGATTTACAAGGAATAAAGAAACAGATGGAGGCTCTTTTGAAGTCAGTTGAAAGTATATTGGAACCTGTCATAAACGAACGAATAAAGATGCTTTCGGACAAAAGAAAGGGTGAAATCCAGGGGAATGAGAAGAAGGATTTTATACAGATCCTATTAGAGCTAATGGAGCAGAAAGACACAGGAACACCAGTGGACTTGCTGAAAATAAAGGCCATATTGGTG GACATTGTGATAGGTGGGACTGACACTACAATCACTATGGTCGAGTGGGTAATGAGCGAGCTTCTGAATAATCCAGAGATAATGGCAAAGGTGCAACAAGAATTGAAACATGTCATAGGCATGAATAACATTGTTGAAGAATCCCATTTGCCAAAACTACACTATCTTGATGCAGTTTTAAAGGAGACGCTACGTCTACACCCTGCATTACCACTACTTCTCCCTAAGCGCCCGAGCCAATCTGCAACAGTAGGTGGATACACAATGCCTGAGGGAACTAAAGTATTCTTGAATGTTTATGCAATTCATAGAGATCCTCAAGTGTGGGAAAATCCGACTAAATTCCAGCCTGAAAGATTCTTGAGTCAATCTACAAATTTAAACTATACTGGCAATAATTTCAAGTACCTTCCATTTGGATCAGGGCGGAGAATTTGTGCTGGCCTTCCTTTAGCTGAGAAAATGCTTATGTTTGTATTGGCCTCATTGTTGCATTCCTTTGATTGGAAACTCCAGGAGGGGGAAAAGCTTGATCTTTCAGAAGGACATGGGATTGTCATTAAGAAAAACAAGCGGCTTTTCGCCATCCCTACGCCCAGgttaccaaatttagaactgTATCAGTAA
- the LOC104210492 gene encoding amine oxidase [copper-containing] gamma 2-like, whose translation MEGRNFLRYLFFLMSIILLLFFTFLNLPSPLSHTTELLDCTTYSPWCSSRKPFFLRNSNKDKKHYADFPNHPLDPLTIQEIQKVKKIINSLDDFKVKGSYVLHSVVLEEPEKEVVLNWRKGQRLPSRKASVVARAHGDVHVLTVDIEADRVTHREMDHLSGYPILTIEDMITATAAPLGNSDFNRTIIQRGVDLGDLACLPISTGWYGKVEEKRRVIKVQCYTMKDTINFYMRPIEGLTVLLDLDTKQVIQILDEGKNIPIPKAADTDYRFSTQKNTQKLNLLKPISIEQPNGPSFTIEDNHIVKWANWEFHLKPDPRAGVIISRVMVQDPDTGKMRNVMYKGFTSELFVPYMDPSDAWYFKTYMDAGEYGFGLQAMPLDPLNDCPRNAYYMDGVFVAADGTPYVRSNMICVFESYAGDIGWRHAESPITGLPIREVRPKVTLMVRMAASVANYDYIVDWEFQTDGLIRVKVGLSGILMVKGSPYVNMNQVNQNEYLYGTLLSENIIGVIHDHYITFHLDMDIDGSNNSFVKVNLQKATTSPGESPRKSYLKAVRNVAKTEKDAQIKLKLYDPSEFHVINPNKKSRVGNPAGYKIVPGGTAASLLDLDDPPQKRGAFTNNQIWVTPYNESEQWAAGLFVYQSQGDDTLAVWSNRDRPIENKDIVLWYTLGFHHIPCQEDFPIMPTVSSSFEIKPVNFFESNPILRIPPNSPNDLPICKAAASA comes from the exons ATGGAAGGAAGAAACTTCCTTAGATATCTTTTCTTTCTCATGAGCATAATCTTGctcttatttttcacttttttaaATTTACCATCTCCTCTTTCTCACACAACTGAGTTGTTGGACTGCACCACTTACTCCCCATGGTGCAGTTCAAGAAAACCTTTTTTTCTCCGAAATTCCAATAAAGACAAAAAACACTACGCCGATTTCCCAAATCACCCTTTAGACCCGTTAACCATACAAGAaattcaaaaggtgaaaaaaattATTAACTCCCTCGATGATTTTAAAGTAAAGGGTAGTTATGTACTTCACTCTGTGGTACTTGAAGAGCCAGAGAAAGAGGTGGTGTTGAATTGGAGAAAAGGCCAACGGCTTCCGTCGAGGAAGGCGTCGGTCGTTGCACGTGCACACGGTGATGTGCACGTGCTCACCGTGGATATTGAGGCGGATCGTGTGACCCACCGTGAAATGGATCATCTTTCGGGTTACCCGATCTTGACTATCGAGGATATGATCACGGCGACTGCTGCCCCGCTTGGTAACTCTGATTTTAACCGTACGATTATTCAGCGTGGAGTTGATTTGGGTGATCTTGCTTGTTTGCCTATCTCCACTGGTTGGTATG gaaAAGTTGAGGAGAAAAGAAGAGTAATTAAAGTTCAGTGCTATACAATGAAGGACACAATTAATTTCTACATGAGACCCATTGAAGGACTAACAGTACTACTCGATTTAGACACCAAACAAGTTATACAAATTTTAGACGAGGGAAAGAACATACCAATACCAAAGGCCGCCGACACAGACTATCGTTTCTCTACTCAAAAAAATACACAAAAACTAAACTTACTCAAGCCAATATCTATCGAACAACCAAACGGTCCAAGTTTCACTATAGAGGATAACCATATAGTGAAATGGGCAAACTGGGAATTTCACCTTAAACCCGACCCGAGAGCCGGTGTGATTATATCCCGGGTCATGGTCCAGGATCCGGATACGGGGAAAATGAGAAATGTGATGTACAAAGGATTTACATCGGAGCTTTTTGTACCGTATATGGATCCTTCGGATGCATGGTATTTTAAGACGTATATGGATGCTGGAGAATACGGGTTCGGGTTACAAGCTATGCCACTTGACCCGTTAAATGATTGCCCACGTAATGCATATTATATGGATGGTGTGTTTGTGGCAGCTGATGGAACGCCATATGTTCGTTCGAATATGATTTGTGTGTTTGAAAGCTATGCTGGTGATATTGGATGGCGACACGCTGAATCTCCTATCACTGGTTTGCCT ATTCGAGAAGTGAGGCCAAAGGTGACGTTAATGGTGAGAATGGCAGCGTCAGTAGCAAACTATGATTACATTGTGGATTGGGAGTTTCAAACGGATGGACTTATCCGAGTTAAG GTGGGACTAAGTGGAATATTGATGGTGAAAGGCTCTCCATATGTGAACATGAATCAAGTGAACCAAAATGAGTATCTCTATGGCACTCTCTTATCAGAAAACATAATTGGTGTAATCCATGATCATTACATAACTTTCCATCTTGATATGGATATCGATGGATCGAACAATTCTTTCGTGAAGGTAAATCTCCAGAAAGCAACAACTTCTCCAGGCGAATCGCCACGAAAAAGTTACTTAAAAGCTGTTAGAAATGTGGCTAAAACTGAAAAAGATGCACAAATTAAGCTCAAGTTATATGATCCTTCAGAATTTCATGTAATTAATCCTAACAAGAAGTCAAGAGTTGGAAATCCTGCTGGTTATAAAATTGTTCCTGGTGGTACTGCTGCTAGTTTGCTTGACCTTGATGATCCACCACAGAAGAGAGGTGCTTTTACTAATAACCAAATTTGGGTCACTCCTTATAATGAATCTGAACAATGGGCTGCTGGCTTGTTTGTTTACCAAAGTCAAGGAGATGATACTCTTGCTGTTTGGTCTAACAG AGACAGGCCAATTGAGAATAAAGACATAGTGCTGTGGTATACATTAGGTTTCCATCATATTCCATGTCAAGAGGACTTCCCAATTATGCCAACAGTATCATCAAGTTTTGAGATAAAGCCAGTGAATTTTTTTGAGAGCAACCCAATTCTGAGGATTCCACCTAATTCTCCAAATGACCTGCCAATTTGCAAAGCTGCTGCTTCTGCTTGA